The window GCGTTCACCGGAGAACCGCACTGCGGTCAAGCAGCATATTCAGCTTGTATTCCAGAATCCCGAGGCCCAGAACGTGGGCTCTACCCCTTACGAGGACGTAGCCTTCGGCCTGGAGAACCGGGGGTTATCCCCAGACGAGATGGCGAAGCGGATCAGCCGGGTCCTGCAGCAGGTGGGGCTGGCGCATAAATCGGAAACCGATATCTCCGCCCTGTCCGGCGGGGAACGGCAGCGTCTGGCGGTAGCCTGCTGTCTCGCGCTTCAGGCAGAGATGATTATCTTCGATGAGGCTACATCCATGCTGGACCCCGCCGGACGCAGCGACATTCTGGAGCTGGCCCGGAATCTATGGCGCCAGGGAACGACCATTCTCTGGGTCACCCAGCGGGTAGAGGAGCTTGCAGAGAGTCCAAGAGTAGCGGTTATAGGGCAGGGAACGATGCTGTATGACGGCGATCCCCGTACCCTGTTCTACAGCTCGGAGCTGCCCGGGCAGCTGGGCTGGGAGCCTGCACCGGTGATCTCCATCGGAAGGCTGCTGCAGGCGAAGGGCTGGCCCCTCAGGCTGCTGCCGCTGACCGAGCAGGAACTGGAGGCAATCCTATGAGCATGAGCATCCGGGCGGAGAAGCTCTCATTCTTCTACGATACTGCAGTCGCCCTCCAGGACATCAATCTGGAGATCAGCCAGGGAACACTGACCGTCCTCTGCGGTGTGACCGGAAGCGGTAAGTCCACTCTGCTGCGGGTGCTTGCGGGACTTGCCGCCCCTGCTGCGGGAAGGGTTGTTTATACTGCTGGCTCAGGGGGCGAGCCTAACGTATCCATAGTATTTCAACAGCCTGAGACCCAGCTGTTTGCAGGCAATGTGCATAAGGAAATTGAGTATGGTCTGGAGCAGCACGGAGTGCCGAAGGCGCAGCGGGCGGAGCGGATCCGCAGCGCCCTGTCCAAGGTAGGACTGCCTTATGAGAGCTTCGCCGGACGTTCTCCTTTCCTCCTCAGCGGAGGAGAGAAGCGGCGGCTGTGTATCGCTGCCGCTATCGCTACACAGCCCGGGCTGCTGATTCTCGACGAGCCGACCGCGGGCCTTGATCCGCAGGCGGCGCAGGCGCTGCTTACGCTGGTGCAGGAACTGCGGGCCGGCGGCATCACCCTGATTATCGGCACGCATGATCTGGACAGCTTCCTGCCGCTGGCCGACCAAGCCGTCGTGATGTCCCAAGGCTCGGTCCATTATGACGGGCCCGCCGCACCGCTGGCGGCCGACCATCCGCTGCTCCGTTCAGCCGGGCTGGAACCGCCCGCCTACTCACGCATCGGGCACAGGCTCCGCCGGCAGGGACTGCTGGCGGAGCAGCCGGACAGCCTGGATGCGCTGCTGGCCGGGCTGAGCTTGGTGCTGCCTCCCGCACCTGCGGAAGCAGGCAGGCCACAGACAGCTGAGGGAGCGCAGCAGGAGGCTCCGCCTGCCATGGACAGCCCGGAGGCTCCCGTCAGGGGGCATAGCCAAACAGCCCCGCGCCGGAGACTCTGGCAGGGGCTTGACCCCCGCGTGAAATGGCTGGGGATGGTGCTGGGTTCACTGGTTGTACTGGGCATGAACAGCCTGACTCCGCTGCTGCTCACCACTGCCCTTATTGCCGGATTAACTGGCTCTGCGGGGATTCCCTGGAGCCGGACGGCAAGGTTCTTCCGTCCGTTCCTGCTGATGTTCCTGTTCCTCTGGCTGCTGTCTGCGCTTAACTGGACATCCCCGGACATTACCCTCGGGTTCCTGGGCTTCAGCTCGGCAGGCATCCTGCGCGGGGGGCTGAATGTGCTGCGCTTCCTGCTGCTGATTGCCCTTGGCTTCCTGTTCACGGAGACGACCACCGGCGCGCCGCTGCGCGAAGCGCTGGAGTGGGCCATTGCCCCGCTGAAGAAGCTGGGCATCCGTACCCGGGGCTGGTCGCTGGCCGTATCCGTCACGCTGCAATTCGTGCCCTGGATTCTCGGCAAGCTGAGCCAGCTGCAGCTGGCACTGAAGTCGCGCGGGAGACTCCAGCGCGGTCCAGCGCGCTGGAGTCCCCGGCAGATTAGCTTACTGATTGTGCCGCTCCTGATTCTTGTCATCGGCATGGGGGATGAGCTGGCTACAGCCGTTGAATCCCGCGGTTATGACCCGCAGAAAGCACGGACTCCGTCTTATGAGCTGCACTGGCAGCCTAAGGACACGCTGGTGCTGGCCTGCGTTATGCTTATAGCAGCTTTGCTGTGGTGGATCTCCCGGGTCAGCTGAGCTTATAGCTCAGCATGTATTCCGTATGCCCGTCGATTACGCCGAGCTGGGGATCGTTCACCATCCATCCCCCGGGGATTTCCATCTCCCGGCAGGCCAGCTCGAAATTACAGGCGGCAATGCCGAGATCGATCCGCTGCATTTCAAAGCCCAGCTTGTTCCCGCTATAATTCGGCGTATGCTGCAGATAGAAATGCGCCTGCCGCCGGTCAGCGGACAGCACGATCCGCCATGGCTGCTTGTTGGAAGCCGAGGGGCCCAGCCGGACCATCTCCAGCGGTGCGGCCAGCCTGCCGGCGGACTCCGGAGCCAGCGGTCTTCCGAATGATGAGTCGAAGTACAACTCGCGCCACGGCTTCTTCTGATCCGCCTTGACAATATAACGCATAGTTGTGTCCAGCAGCCGCTGCTTCTCACGTGCATAGCCGAGCGGTGTAATGCAGGGAATGATCTCTCCGGGCGCAAGCTCAAGCTCACGGGCAAAGGAATTGCGGTTAAAGGTTCCGCCAATCCAGCAGGTACCCAGGCCAAGGCCGGTAGCATAAAGAATAAGCTTATGAAAAATATACCCGAACTCCAGCAGCGCCGTCTGGTCGTTGCGCACTACGCCAACCAGATAGGCCTGCGGATTCTGAATAATCCCGTATGCGCCGAGCTTGATGCCCTTGCCGTCTTCGCCCCCGCTTTTGGCCCAGATCCACTCCATCCTTGCCCTCCCCCCGAAGGGCCCGAGCAGATTCTCCTCCTGATGCAGATAGTCCATAATAGAAGCGTGAACCTCTTCCCCAATCGGTGTCGTCTCATAGGTGCGTACTGATTTCCGCTTCTCGATGATATCCATAACGGCGATACCCATTATACTCAGTCCCTTCTTCTACTCTCCCTGCTGCAGAGATTGCCCGTTACCGTTGGCCGGTTTGTAAAAGCTACGCTGAACGTAACTTTTTTCACATACTAATATTA of the Paenibacillus pedocola genome contains:
- a CDS encoding ATP-binding cassette domain-containing protein; amino-acid sequence: MSMSIRAEKLSFFYDTAVALQDINLEISQGTLTVLCGVTGSGKSTLLRVLAGLAAPAAGRVVYTAGSGGEPNVSIVFQQPETQLFAGNVHKEIEYGLEQHGVPKAQRAERIRSALSKVGLPYESFAGRSPFLLSGGEKRRLCIAAAIATQPGLLILDEPTAGLDPQAAQALLTLVQELRAGGITLIIGTHDLDSFLPLADQAVVMSQGSVHYDGPAAPLAADHPLLRSAGLEPPAYSRIGHRLRRQGLLAEQPDSLDALLAGLSLVLPPAPAEAGRPQTAEGAQQEAPPAMDSPEAPVRGHSQTAPRRRLWQGLDPRVKWLGMVLGSLVVLGMNSLTPLLLTTALIAGLTGSAGIPWSRTARFFRPFLLMFLFLWLLSALNWTSPDITLGFLGFSSAGILRGGLNVLRFLLLIALGFLFTETTTGAPLREALEWAIAPLKKLGIRTRGWSLAVSVTLQFVPWILGKLSQLQLALKSRGRLQRGPARWSPRQISLLIVPLLILVIGMGDELATAVESRGYDPQKARTPSYELHWQPKDTLVLACVMLIAALLWWISRVS
- a CDS encoding nitroreductase family protein — its product is MGIAVMDIIEKRKSVRTYETTPIGEEVHASIMDYLHQEENLLGPFGGRARMEWIWAKSGGEDGKGIKLGAYGIIQNPQAYLVGVVRNDQTALLEFGYIFHKLILYATGLGLGTCWIGGTFNRNSFARELELAPGEIIPCITPLGYAREKQRLLDTTMRYIVKADQKKPWRELYFDSSFGRPLAPESAGRLAAPLEMVRLGPSASNKQPWRIVLSADRRQAHFYLQHTPNYSGNKLGFEMQRIDLGIAACNFELACREMEIPGGWMVNDPQLGVIDGHTEYMLSYKLS
- a CDS encoding ATP-binding cassette domain-containing protein — its product is MITAQNLSLFFRDGQYRLPVLQGISIPIERGEWVALTGANGCGKSSLIRLFNGLNIPAGGSLTAAGLDLRSPENRTAVKQHIQLVFQNPEAQNVGSTPYEDVAFGLENRGLSPDEMAKRISRVLQQVGLAHKSETDISALSGGERQRLAVACCLALQAEMIIFDEATSMLDPAGRSDILELARNLWRQGTTILWVTQRVEELAESPRVAVIGQGTMLYDGDPRTLFYSSELPGQLGWEPAPVISIGRLLQAKGWPLRLLPLTEQELEAIL